The Longimicrobium sp. genome has a segment encoding these proteins:
- a CDS encoding serine hydrolase, with translation MMIRIARLSLMLALVLAAPSRAQQGAPPPPERTDAALTARLDSLVRGFRGHVGIYVRHLPTGATVAIDADTVFPTASMIKVPILLTLYDQVQQGRLSLDARVPYPDTLTYRYTEATDVVGYMAAGDTLPLRELAFLMLTISDNHASLWIQALVGGGAAVNEWLDEHGFRHTRVNSRTPGREQARSVYGWGQTTPREIAEALVMIREGRAVSPRASEEMYRMLTRSYWDQEALSQIPPTIQAASKQGFVDRSRSEVLLVNAPTGDYVLAIITKNQVDTGYQPGNEGSRLLQAVSRAVYEHFNPEDTWRPAR, from the coding sequence ATGATGATCCGCATCGCCCGGCTCTCGCTGATGCTCGCGCTGGTGCTCGCTGCCCCGTCGCGGGCGCAGCAGGGTGCGCCTCCGCCGCCGGAGCGGACGGACGCGGCGCTCACGGCGCGGCTCGACAGCCTGGTGCGCGGCTTTCGCGGCCACGTGGGCATCTACGTGCGGCACCTGCCCACGGGCGCCACCGTGGCCATCGACGCCGACACGGTGTTCCCCACGGCCAGCATGATCAAGGTACCCATCCTGCTGACGCTGTACGACCAGGTGCAGCAGGGCCGGCTGAGCCTGGACGCGCGCGTGCCCTACCCCGACACGCTCACCTACCGCTACACGGAAGCGACCGACGTGGTGGGCTACATGGCGGCGGGCGACACGCTGCCGCTGCGGGAGCTCGCGTTCCTGATGCTGACCATCAGCGACAACCACGCGAGCCTGTGGATCCAGGCGCTGGTGGGGGGCGGCGCGGCGGTGAACGAGTGGCTGGATGAGCACGGGTTCCGCCACACCCGCGTGAACTCGCGGACGCCGGGGCGCGAGCAGGCGCGGTCCGTCTACGGGTGGGGCCAGACCACGCCCCGCGAGATCGCCGAGGCGCTGGTGATGATCCGGGAGGGACGCGCCGTCAGCCCGCGCGCGTCGGAAGAGATGTATCGCATGCTCACCCGGAGCTACTGGGACCAGGAAGCGCTCTCGCAGATTCCGCCCACCATCCAGGCCGCCTCCAAGCAGGGCTTCGTCGACCGGTCGCGCTCCGAGGTGCTGCTGGTGAACGCGCCCACGGGCGACTACGTGCTGGCCATCATCACCAAGAACCAGGTGGATACCGGCTACCAGCCCGGCAACGAGGGATCGCGCCTGCTGCAGGCCGTCTCGCGCGCGGTCTACGAGCACTTCAACCCGGAAGACACCTGGCGCCCGGCGCGATGA
- a CDS encoding DUF3667 domain-containing protein: MTNTIALGASENMSDPACENCATVLVGAFCHACGQAAGPPAASVRAFASQAAADLTNLDSRLLRTLGTLLGRPGRLTREYLDGRRVRYTQPLQLYLGAAAAFFFVNAYRPFLTFDPRTTRVVSSLNAIGVSGTVSRESLAPLASRGISMELFRERFEATVTGYLPAFLVASVLLFGLVLHLFHRRAPAGYVGHVVFSLHWSAFFLLLMILDRLLPARPPGQLPGLTDALIALIASVYLGVALHRVYGGGWLPTVLKTVCLYLLYQVLLSLWMLSAIALAFTVLL; this comes from the coding sequence GTGACGAATACTATTGCGCTGGGTGCATCGGAGAACATGAGCGATCCCGCGTGCGAGAACTGCGCGACGGTGCTCGTCGGCGCGTTCTGCCATGCTTGCGGGCAGGCGGCCGGCCCGCCAGCGGCGTCGGTGCGGGCGTTCGCCAGCCAGGCAGCGGCCGACCTCACCAACCTGGACTCGCGCCTTCTCCGCACGCTGGGCACGCTGCTGGGGCGTCCGGGGCGGCTGACCCGCGAGTACCTGGACGGGCGACGCGTCCGGTACACGCAGCCTCTGCAGCTGTACCTGGGAGCCGCGGCGGCGTTCTTCTTCGTCAACGCGTATCGCCCGTTCCTGACGTTCGATCCGCGGACCACGAGGGTCGTCAGCTCGCTCAACGCCATCGGCGTCAGCGGCACCGTCAGCAGGGAATCGCTCGCGCCGCTGGCGTCGCGCGGCATCTCGATGGAGCTGTTCCGCGAGCGCTTCGAGGCGACGGTAACCGGATACCTGCCCGCGTTCCTGGTGGCGTCGGTGCTGCTGTTCGGGCTGGTGCTTCACCTGTTCCATCGCCGCGCGCCCGCCGGGTACGTGGGCCACGTCGTGTTTTCGCTGCACTGGAGCGCGTTCTTCCTGCTCCTGATGATCCTCGACCGGCTGCTGCCGGCGCGCCCCCCGGGCCAGCTTCCCGGTCTGACGGACGCGCTGATTGCACTCATCGCGTCCGTTTACCTGGGCGTCGCCCTTCACCGGGTGTACGGGGGAGGCTGGCTGCCAACCGTCCTCAAGACGGTGTGCCTCTACCTCCTCTATCAGGTGCTGCTCAGCCTCTGGATGCTCTCCGCCATCGCGCTCGCCTTTACGGTGCTCCTCTGA
- a CDS encoding bifunctional oligoribonuclease/PAP phosphatase NrnA, with amino-acid sequence MSEQAGPVAALEVTPPSQLASTGRAAELAQLLQGRRGERHIVALQDFPDPDAISCGLAYREIAHRFGIAADLVYDGQISHPENRALVNLLGVPIQQYEPEMDLETYAAAVFVDNQGSTTHLTDRLKEAGVPTLAVVDHHDPDDVLDPIFSDVRPMGAAATMFVEYLSSGELLTLERNNEHHTRLATALMHGLHSETDGFVHARAPEYRAAAHLAPFIDPDLLEEVLCVQKSHATLSVIEQALHNRVVRNGFSVAGVGYVRWAERDSIPVAADFLLTEENVHTSVVFGLLAEEDGREVVSGSLRTHRPTLHVDEFLKRALGEDLRGRPYGGGRSRAGGFEIDVGFLKGDEDDPNQQAMKWALFDRRIRRKLFRAAGVEELDEICGPDEE; translated from the coding sequence GTGTCCGAGCAAGCCGGTCCCGTGGCCGCCCTGGAAGTGACGCCCCCGTCGCAGCTGGCCAGCACCGGCCGCGCCGCCGAGCTGGCGCAGCTGCTCCAGGGGCGGCGAGGCGAGCGGCACATCGTTGCGCTGCAGGACTTTCCCGACCCCGACGCCATCTCGTGCGGCCTGGCCTACCGCGAGATCGCCCACCGGTTCGGCATCGCCGCCGACCTGGTGTACGACGGGCAGATCAGCCACCCGGAAAACCGCGCGCTCGTGAACCTGCTGGGCGTTCCCATCCAGCAGTACGAGCCCGAGATGGACCTGGAGACGTACGCCGCCGCCGTGTTCGTCGACAACCAGGGCTCCACCACCCACCTGACGGACCGGCTGAAGGAAGCGGGCGTGCCCACGCTGGCGGTGGTGGACCACCACGACCCCGATGACGTGCTGGACCCCATCTTTTCCGACGTGCGGCCGATGGGCGCCGCGGCCACCATGTTCGTGGAGTACCTGTCCAGCGGCGAGCTGCTGACGCTGGAACGGAACAACGAGCACCACACCCGCCTGGCCACGGCGCTGATGCACGGCCTGCACAGCGAAACCGACGGCTTCGTGCACGCGCGGGCGCCCGAGTACCGCGCGGCGGCACACCTGGCGCCCTTCATCGACCCGGACCTGCTGGAAGAAGTGCTGTGCGTGCAGAAGTCGCACGCCACGCTGTCGGTGATCGAGCAGGCGCTGCACAACCGCGTGGTGCGCAACGGCTTTTCGGTGGCGGGGGTGGGCTACGTGCGGTGGGCCGAGCGCGACTCCATTCCCGTGGCCGCCGACTTCCTGCTGACGGAGGAGAACGTGCACACCTCCGTGGTCTTCGGGCTGCTGGCGGAAGAGGACGGGCGCGAGGTGGTGTCGGGAAGCCTGCGGACGCACCGGCCCACGCTGCACGTGGACGAGTTCCTGAAGCGCGCCCTGGGCGAAGACCTGCGCGGCCGCCCGTACGGCGGCGGGCGCAGCCGTGCGGGCGGGTTCGAGATCGACGTGGGGTTCCTGAAGGGCGACGAGGACGATCCGAACCAGCAGGCCATGAAGTGGGCCCTGTTCGACCGCCGCATCCGGCGGAAGCTCTTCCGCGCGGCGGGGGTGGAAGAGCTGGACGAGATCTGCGGGCCCGACGAAGAGTGA
- a CDS encoding class I SAM-dependent methyltransferase, with product MGQPIYDTIGIGYSAYRRPDPRIAAQIADALGTASTVLNVGAGAGSYEPADRRVAAVEPSGEMIRQRLPGAGPAVRAYADHLPFRDGSFDAALAVLTIHHWPDWRAGLQEMRRSARDRVVILTWDPEHPGFWLVQDYFPEIVEMDLLTMPAIAQMESVLGPVEVRPVFVPADCTDGFLGGYWRRPERYLDDGARGAISAFAKLRDPRPGLERLRADLADGSWNVRHGYLLARTALDIGYRLIVASAGSRHAY from the coding sequence ATGGGACAGCCCATCTACGACACCATCGGCATCGGCTACTCCGCCTATCGCCGCCCCGACCCTCGCATCGCCGCGCAGATCGCCGACGCGCTGGGCACGGCGTCCACCGTCCTGAACGTGGGCGCCGGGGCAGGATCGTACGAGCCGGCGGACCGGAGGGTGGCCGCGGTGGAGCCGTCCGGGGAGATGATCCGCCAGCGGCTTCCCGGCGCGGGGCCGGCCGTACGCGCTTACGCCGACCACCTGCCCTTCCGCGACGGCTCGTTCGATGCCGCGCTTGCCGTGCTGACCATCCACCACTGGCCGGACTGGCGAGCCGGGCTGCAGGAGATGCGGCGGAGTGCCCGCGACCGCGTCGTCATCCTCACGTGGGATCCCGAGCATCCCGGGTTCTGGCTGGTGCAGGACTATTTCCCCGAAATCGTGGAGATGGACCTGCTCACCATGCCTGCGATCGCGCAGATGGAGAGCGTCCTGGGCCCGGTGGAAGTCCGTCCCGTTTTTGTCCCGGCGGACTGCACGGACGGCTTTCTCGGCGGCTACTGGCGCCGGCCGGAGCGCTACCTGGATGACGGCGCGCGCGGGGCCATCTCGGCGTTCGCCAAGCTCCGCGATCCGCGCCCCGGCCTGGAGCGGCTGCGGGCCGACCTCGCGGATGGCTCGTGGAACGTGCGCCACGGCTACCTCCTGGCTCGCACCGCGCTCGACATCGGCTATCGCCTGATCGTTGCCTCGGCGGGGTCCCGTCACGCATACTGA
- a CDS encoding 4-vinyl reductase gives MSRTSSRRPVGPNTPSVTPVFPLILLETMRDMDRPEELLEGEDLAASMPRRLGLSDVVYLQIHKFREETRKKSLQSSATVEDLIRLVIRRPDCDEIFEEAGRRVARRAWEEKSGASRRWARLLPSGMKMRAAARAARRVIGQLAGTAQLQVQPRPFTVRLRGALTSNADPGGAACAFYTGVVSELMSQYGARPHNAKHVACTARGADACEWNVFVAG, from the coding sequence ATGAGCAGGACCTCCAGCCGCCGGCCCGTTGGGCCCAACACGCCCAGCGTGACCCCCGTCTTTCCGTTGATCCTGCTGGAAACCATGCGCGACATGGACCGGCCCGAGGAGCTGCTGGAAGGCGAAGACCTGGCCGCCAGCATGCCCCGCCGCCTGGGGCTGAGCGACGTGGTGTACCTGCAGATCCACAAGTTCCGCGAAGAAACGCGCAAGAAGAGCCTGCAGAGCAGCGCCACCGTCGAAGACCTGATCCGGCTGGTGATCCGCCGGCCGGACTGCGACGAGATCTTCGAAGAGGCGGGGCGCCGCGTGGCGCGCCGCGCGTGGGAGGAAAAGTCGGGGGCCTCGCGGCGCTGGGCGCGCCTGCTCCCCTCGGGAATGAAGATGCGCGCCGCCGCCCGCGCCGCGCGCCGGGTGATCGGGCAGCTGGCGGGCACGGCGCAGCTGCAGGTGCAGCCCCGGCCCTTCACCGTTCGCCTGCGCGGTGCCCTCACCAGCAACGCCGACCCCGGCGGCGCCGCCTGCGCCTTCTACACCGGCGTGGTCAGCGAGCTGATGTCGCAGTACGGCGCCCGGCCGCACAACGCCAAGCACGTGGCCTGCACCGCGCGCGGCGCGGACGCCTGCGAGTGGAACGTGTTCGTCGCCGGCTGA
- a CDS encoding metal-dependent hydrolase: MPFPPAHMLIGAGLAEVARSGMRDPLPRWQAWAVGAGMAALPDVDIVLGILLGKGGSYHGTFTHSLSAVVVWALIGYAVGGGRWAAVFGVGYASHLVADLLDESGPTNLMLGWPFSGQRPYSIGKLFPKVPVEGDGMADTALNVLSPESLMLLAAQTAMATGFFAVFLLLARLIRGRRERVSVA, encoded by the coding sequence ATGCCGTTTCCTCCCGCACACATGCTGATCGGCGCCGGCCTGGCGGAGGTCGCCCGCTCCGGAATGCGCGACCCCCTGCCCCGCTGGCAGGCTTGGGCGGTCGGCGCGGGGATGGCGGCGCTGCCGGACGTGGACATCGTGCTGGGGATTCTGCTGGGCAAGGGCGGCTCGTACCACGGCACGTTCACCCACAGCCTGTCGGCGGTGGTGGTGTGGGCGCTGATCGGGTACGCCGTCGGCGGGGGGCGGTGGGCCGCGGTGTTCGGCGTGGGCTACGCCTCGCACCTGGTGGCGGACCTGCTGGACGAAAGCGGGCCCACCAACCTGATGCTGGGATGGCCGTTCTCGGGGCAGCGGCCGTACTCCATCGGCAAGCTCTTCCCCAAGGTGCCGGTGGAGGGGGACGGGATGGCCGACACGGCGCTGAACGTCCTGAGCCCGGAGTCGCTGATGCTGCTGGCGGCGCAGACGGCGATGGCCACCGGCTTCTTCGCCGTCTTCCTCCTGCTCGCGCGGCTGATCCGCGGCCGGCGGGAGCGCGTGTCGGTCGCCTGA